GTAGCTTTTCGACCCGAGTTCCACCAGCCCCAGCACCCGGTCGATGCGCTCGCGGATCTCCTGCTCGCGCTTCCAGCCCGTGGCCTTCATCACGTAGTAAAGATTCATAAAGACGTTGCGGTCGGTGAGCAGCTGGTAGTCCTGGAAGACGATGCCGATGCGGCGGCGCAGGTAGGGGATGTCCTTGCGGCGCAGGCGGCGCAGGTCGAATCCCGCGACATATCCCTTTCCGGTAAGGAGTTGCATCTCGGCATATAAAGTTTTGAGAAAACTGCTTTTCCCGCTCCCGACACGTCCGATCAGGTATACGAATTCGCCCGGGGCCACCGACAGGTTGACCTCCGAGAGCACCATCTCGCCCCGTTGCAGGAGTTTCTTCTCCGAGCAGCTGCCGAAGGGATTGTCGGCATGGTAGATAGCCACGTCGCGGAGATTTACGACATATTTTTCATTCATAGCGTTTCGCTCTGTTTTCCGAACAAACAAAGATAAGCAAAATATCCGTATGCCCTTCATCCGTCCGGTAAAAAAGCGTTCCGGCAGGCGTCCGGAGGCGGGTGCGGCGCGGATTTTGCGCAACCCCTCGCGGGCGATGGACTGCGGCAGACGCTCCGCCTGCTGCTTCGGAACGGGCCGGCGGCGCGGTTTCGGCTGCCGAGGCTCCGAATCCGGACAATCCGGCTCCGGTGCTTTCGGTCCGACGGGGCTGCTCCCGGCATTTGTCAAATAAATTTGCGAATGCCCGCGTTTTGTACTATCTTTGCACTGTTTCCGATTGACTTTGCGCGGAAAGACCGGGGGTGCCTGGTTTTGACAGCAGGCAGAGTTTGATTGTAAGCACGCCGAGCGCTGTGTGGCGGCTCGTTAATCCCGATGCTCAAACTACAAATGGCAATAACAGCCTTGCACTCGCTGCTTAATTTTCAAGGAAAATTGGCTTAATCGCCGAAGCCCAGGCGCTTTGGCGACGAGTATCCCGAAGGGACGTTCCGCTCTTTAACGGCTCTTCATACGGGGTATCATCCATTTAGAGATAGTGCGCCGGAGGGTTCCGGCCGGTGCGCGAAAATCAAGGAACTGGGCCTCGTGTTCGGTAGCCGCCTGCCAGGCACGGGGAGAAGGATCAAATGGCGGCTAAGCGTGTAGAAAGCTTTCGGGTTCCCTGTTTGGACGCGGGTTCGACTCCCGCCACCTCCACTGAAAACCAAGTAGTTGTGAGAAAAATCCTGTAATTCTGAGAATTACGGGATTTTCTTTTTGTGCCCTGCGGGTGCGTGCGGAGGGATGCGGAAGATCTTACCTTCGGCGAAAGTCGCCCACAGCGAGCCGTCGGGAGCCTCGGTGATGAAGTTCGCCGCCGAGTTGCAGCACTTGACGCACCACAGCGGCGTGCCGTCCTCGCGCACGGCGGCGACGTTGCCCGAGCGGTCGGCGAGGTAGGCTATGCCGCCGCTCACGGTCACCGGGCAGGCCGTGTAGTCGTAGCCGAAGCCCGCGGGGGTGATCCACAGCCGGCGGAAGGCGTCCGGGGCCGTGTCGATGGCCAGCAGTTCGCCGTCCATGGTTTTGACGTAGAAGCGTTTGCCGTCGGCGCTCATGCCCGATGCTTCGCGGGCCTTGTAGTCGGTGCAGCGCCATACGACGCTTCCCGAGGCGAGGTCGAGGCAGGTGACGGCGCGGTCGGGCGCGTCGATGAACACGCGGCCTCCGGCGATCCGGGGAACGATGTTGCCCGGGGACAGGAAGAGGCTTTTCGAGCCGTTGGTCCACTTCCAGCCGAGTTTTCCCGTCGCGGCGTCGAGGCAGTGAAGATGCCCGTTCCAGGCTCCGAAAACCAGTTTCCCGTCCGCCAGCGCGGGTTGCCCCTGCGACTGGCCGCGTCCGTAGTCGTAACGCCACAGAATCCGCCCGTCGCTCACCGCGATTTTGGCCATCGTGCCGTTGCCCAGACCGATGTAGAGCACGGCGTTGGGTCCGCGGCCCGCGACGAGTCCCTGCCCGACGATCGGCGTCGGGGTGTCGATGTGCCACCTCTCGCGGCCCGTGCGGGCGTCGTAGGCGCGCAGTCCGTCGGTGGTCGTGCCCGCGATGACCAGCCCTTCGGCCACGAGGGGCGTGGTGTAGAGCGCCCCGCCGAAACGCTGACGCCACACCTCGCGGTTGCGGCGCGTGTCGTAGGCCCGCAGCACGCCCTGCGTCGTGCCGTAATACACCAGGTCCTTGTAAAAGGCCGCTCCGGTGTAGATTGTGGCGCTGTCCTGCAACACAAGCTGCGCATGCGCCTTGTAGTCGGGAACCGGGGGCGTCGGGTCGGAGGCGAGGGCCAGCGTTTGCGGGTCGTCCTGCATGCGGATCGTGAAGCGGGTGCGCGGCTCCGCGCCCAGCGTCTTTTCGCGCACACGGACCGAGTCGCCCCAGAAGTCGAGCAGTGTGTAGCCCGCGTCGGAATCGCTCTTGCCGCGCAGGGCGCGTCCCTGAATGCCTGCTATGGAGTCGAAGTTGAACAGCGAGGGTGCGCGGTGGTAGTGGCCGAACAGCGTGAGCGGGATATCCAGCCGCCGGAGCGTCGCCGTCACCTCCGTGCGGTTCGTGAGGTCGTTGTTCAGCGGATAGTGGCAGAGGCTCACGATGCGCTGGCCGGGCCGGGCCTTGGCGGCCTCCGCGGCCAGCCACGCGAGGTCCTCGGTGCGCACCGCTCCCATGGCCATCTTCATAAAAGGTCCCGAAGCGTAGCCCAGAAAGAGGTAGTCCCCGGCCCGGAAGGCGGTGCGCCCGTCGTGGCCGAAGATCCGGGCGAAGGTCGTGCAGGCGCTTTCGGACCACGTGGTCTCGTGGTTGCCCGGCACGGCGTGCCACGGTTTTTCGAGCCGTGAGATCAGCCCGTGGACATATTCCAGTTCGGCGTCGCTGCCCAGGTTGGTGAGGTCGCCGCCGAAGATCACGATGTCGCACGGCGAGGCGTTGATTTCGTCCACCGCGACGCGGAACAGCGAATCCTGCACGTTGCCGGGCGTCACGTGGATGTCGGTCAGAAAGGCGACGCGGAGCGTGTCGCAGGGAGCCGGGGCCGGGAATGCCGACGACGCCCACAGCGCGCCGAAGCACAGCAGGATTTTGGAGCATTTCATTGGGCTTGCGCAGTTTTGTCGTTACAAGATACGAAATTCAGCGGAAAAAGCTATCTTTGCGTTGCAAAAAACAGGGGGACTATTCCCGATAAGCGGTGCCCGCATTTTGGTTGACAATCCGGTCGCATGCGATAAGTCCCCTCCGAGGAGGGGATTTAGGGGAGGGTCAGATTTGCAAATGTGGCCAAAGGCCGCAGGAGATTGACCATGAGAACGACTAAACGATACTGTAACTAAACTACATGCTGATATGAAAACCATTCTTCTTCTGGGTTCCGGCGAGCTGGGCAAGGAGTTCGCGATTGCGGCACAGCGGCTGGGACAGACCGTCGTGGCGTGCGACAAGTATGCGGGCGCTCCCGCGATGCAGGTGGCCGACGCCGCGGAGGTCTTCGACATGCTCGACGGTGACGCGCTGGCCGCTGCAGTCGCAAAACACCGCCCCGACATCATCGTTCCCGAGATCGAGGCCATCCGCACCGAACGGCTCTACGAGTTCGAGCGGGCGGGCGTCCAGGTCGTACCGAGCGCCCGGGCCGTGAATTTCACGATGAACCGCAAGGCCATCCGCGACCTCGCGGCGAAGGAACTGGGGCTGAAGACGGCGCGGTATTTCTACGCCGCATCGCTCGGCGAACTGCGCGAGGCCGCCGCGAAAATCGGCTTCCCCTGCGTGGTCAAGCCGCTGATGTCCTCTTCGGGCAAGGGGCAGTCGCTGGTCAAGGGTCCCGACGAGCTGGAACGCGCCTGGCATTACGGCTGCGAAGGGTCGCGCGGCGACATCCGCGAACTGATCATCGAGGAGTTCATCCGCTTCGACAGCGAGATCACGCTGCTGACCGTCACCCAGAAGGACGGCCCGACGCTTTTCTGCCCGCCGATCGGCCATGTGCAGAAGGGCGGCGACTACCGCGAGAGTTTCCAGTCGCCCGTGATCGCACCCGAACACCTTGCCGAGGCGCAGCGCATGGCCGCCGCCGTCACCGAAGCCCTCACCGGGGCCGGACTGTGGGGCGTGGAGTTCTTTTTGAGCCGCGACAACGGGGTCTATTTCTCCGAACTGTCGCCCCGGCCGCACGACACGGGCATGGTGACGCTGGCCGGGACGCAGAACCTCAATGAGTTCGAACTGCACCTGCGCGCCGTGCTGGGGATTCCCATTCCGGCGGTCACCTTCGAGCGCATGGGCGCCAGCGCGGTGATCCTCTCGGGCGTGGAGACCTCCGCGCCGCGTTACGAGGGCGTGGAAGAGGCCGTCGCCGGAGATCCCCGCACCGACATCCGCATCTTCGGCAAACCCTCGGCGCGCGTGAACCGCCGCATGGGCGTCGTCGTGGGCTACGAACCCCACGGCAGCAGCCTCGAAGCCCTGCGCGAACGGGTTTGCGCCGCCGCCGCAAAAGTGAAAGTCACCGAATAACGACAACTCCGGCTTCCCGGCCGCGAGCGACCCGCGAAAACCGCGGGCCGTTCAGCCGGAACCGGACCATAAAACCGATCCATGAAAAAGTACGCAATTATTTCGACCGAAAAGGGGACGATGAAAGCCGAGCTGTATGCCGACGAGACCCCCGGAACCGTGGCCAACTTCGTCGAACTGGCCGAACACAACTTCTACGACGGGCTGACCTTCCACCGTGTGATTCCCGACTTCGTGATCCAGGGCGGCTGCCCCAGGGGCGACGGCACGGGAGGTCCGGGCTACACGATCAAGTGCGAGACGTCGGCCCCGCGCCAGCGCCACGACCGCGGCGTGCTGTCGATGGCCCATGCCGGGCGCGACACGGGCGGTTCGCAGTTCTTCATCTGCCACAACCGCGAGAATACGCAGCATCTCGACGGCCGCCACACCTGCTTCGGGCAGGTGGTCGAAGGGCTGGACGTGATCGACGACATCCGCCCGGGCGACAAGATTCTTTCGATCCGCATCGTCGAGGAGTAACGAATCCCGTCCGATCCCCATGTCTGCGACCGCAACCGGTTACCTGGCCTCGAAGCCGCGCTACGAAATCCTCGACGGACTGCGCGGCGTGGCGGCGATGATCGTGGTGGCCTTCCACCTGCTGGAAACCTACTCCAAAGGCCCTGCCTACCAGGTGCTCAACCACGGCTATCTGGCCGTCGACTTCTTCTTCGTGCTCTCGGGCTTCGTGATCGGCTACGCCTACGACGACCGCTGGAACTGCATGTCGCTCAAGGGCTTCTTCAAGCGCCGCCTGGTGCGTCTGCATCCGATGGTCATCATGGGGTCTCTCATCGGCGCGCTGTTCTTCTACTTCGGGTCCGCGGCCTTCCCGATGATCGCCGGCGTACAGTGGTGGGAGGTGCTGCTGATCTGCCTGCTGGGCTGTACGATGCTGCCCGCGCTGCCGTCGTGGGACATCCGCGGCTGGGGCGAGACCAGCCCGCTGAACGGACCCGCATGGTCGCTGCTCTACGAATACATCGCCAATATCCTCTATGCCCTCGTCATCCGGCGCTTCCCGAAATTCGTGCTGGGGCTGTTCGTGGCCGGGGCCGCGGTGCTGACGCTGGACCTCACGCTGAATCTCGACCTGTTCGGCCTGCTTTCCGCCGACCGCTCTGCGGCCTACACCGTCATCGGCGGCTGGAGCGTCACCCCGGAACAAATCTACATCGGCTTCTCGCGTCTGCTGTATCCCTTCTTCGCGGGGCTGCTGCTCTCGCGCCTCGATGCGGCGATCCGCGTGCGGGGCGGATTCTGGTGGTGCTCGCTGCTGATCGCGGCCGCTTTGGTCATGCCCCATGTCGGGAGTGTTTCGGCCCCGTGGATCGACGGTGGCTATCAGGCGCTGGTCATCCTGTTCGTCTTCCCGCTGATCGTCTCGATGGGGGCCGGAAGCCGTGTCGCCGGCGCCCGGTCGGTGGCCGTCTGCACGTTCCTCGGCGAAATCTCCTTCCCGCTCTACATCACCCACTACCCGCTGGTCTATATGCAGATGGCCTGGGTGGCCGGGAATCCCGACGCTCCGCTCGGCACGGGCATTTTCGTGAATGTCGCGATTTTCCTGCTTGCCGTCGGTCTGGCCTGGGCCTGCCTGAAACTCTACGACCTGCCCGTCCGCGAGTGGCTCAAGCGGCATTGGCTGATGAAGTAGGTTGCGGTTCGTTCCGCCATACGGGAAGGTCCCCTCGTTCTGGAGGGGACCTTCCTGTTTTGCGGCGAATGGCTTCCGCCCAACGCGCAGAGATGCCGGGAGAGGCGTGAACGAGAAACAGCCGCCCTTTGGGGGCGGCTGTTTCTGTAAGGCCGTGATTTCGCCTCTACTTGCCGAAAGCGGCTTTGATCTTCTCGGTGGCCTTCTTCAGCAGCGCCTCGGGGCAGCAGAGCGTGATGCGGATGTAGCCGTTGCCCTCCGAACCGAAGATGCCGCCGGGGGTCAGGAACACGTCGGTCTTCTCCATCACTTCGTCCGAGAATGCGAAGCTGTCGCCCTCGTAGCCCTCGGGCAGCTCGGCCCACACGAACAGGCCCGCCTGTCCCTTGCGGTAGCGGCATCCCAGCGCGTCGAGCAGTTCGTAAGCCTGCTTCTCGCGGCCGTAGTAGATGTCGTTCAGCTCCTTGAACCACTCCTCGCCCAGCGCCAGCGCCGTGTCGGCAGCGGCCTGAATGGGGTAGAACATACCCGAGTCCATGTTCGACTTGAACGTGAGGATCGAGTCGATCCACTCCTTCTTGCCCACGACGACGCCCACGCGCCAGCCGGCCATCGAGTGGCCTTTCGACAGCGAGTTCATCTCCAG
This Alistipes shahii WAL 8301 DNA region includes the following protein-coding sequences:
- a CDS encoding PQQ-binding-like beta-propeller repeat protein, whose amino-acid sequence is MKCSKILLCFGALWASSAFPAPAPCDTLRVAFLTDIHVTPGNVQDSLFRVAVDEINASPCDIVIFGGDLTNLGSDAELEYVHGLISRLEKPWHAVPGNHETTWSESACTTFARIFGHDGRTAFRAGDYLFLGYASGPFMKMAMGAVRTEDLAWLAAEAAKARPGQRIVSLCHYPLNNDLTNRTEVTATLRRLDIPLTLFGHYHRAPSLFNFDSIAGIQGRALRGKSDSDAGYTLLDFWGDSVRVREKTLGAEPRTRFTIRMQDDPQTLALASDPTPPVPDYKAHAQLVLQDSATIYTGAAFYKDLVYYGTTQGVLRAYDTRRNREVWRQRFGGALYTTPLVAEGLVIAGTTTDGLRAYDARTGRERWHIDTPTPIVGQGLVAGRGPNAVLYIGLGNGTMAKIAVSDGRILWRYDYGRGQSQGQPALADGKLVFGAWNGHLHCLDAATGKLGWKWTNGSKSLFLSPGNIVPRIAGGRVFIDAPDRAVTCLDLASGSVVWRCTDYKAREASGMSADGKRFYVKTMDGELLAIDTAPDAFRRLWITPAGFGYDYTACPVTVSGGIAYLADRSGNVAAVREDGTPLWCVKCCNSAANFITEAPDGSLWATFAEGKIFRIPPHAPAGHKKKIP
- a CDS encoding cell division ATP-binding protein FtsE — protein: MNEKYVVNLRDVAIYHADNPFGSCSEKKLLQRGEMVLSEVNLSVAPGEFVYLIGRVGSGKSSFLKTLYAEMQLLTGKGYVAGFDLRRLRRKDIPYLRRRIGIVFQDYQLLTDRNVFMNLYYVMKATGWKREQEIRERIDRVLGLVELGSKSYKMPFELSGGEQQRLVIARALLNDPQVLLADEPTGNLDPVTADGIMQLFQKIASQGCAVVMSTHNTALIENYPARAVLFSKGKIREVDLKAELA
- a CDS encoding acyltransferase family protein, which encodes MSATATGYLASKPRYEILDGLRGVAAMIVVAFHLLETYSKGPAYQVLNHGYLAVDFFFVLSGFVIGYAYDDRWNCMSLKGFFKRRLVRLHPMVIMGSLIGALFFYFGSAAFPMIAGVQWWEVLLICLLGCTMLPALPSWDIRGWGETSPLNGPAWSLLYEYIANILYALVIRRFPKFVLGLFVAGAAVLTLDLTLNLDLFGLLSADRSAAYTVIGGWSVTPEQIYIGFSRLLYPFFAGLLLSRLDAAIRVRGGFWWCSLLIAAALVMPHVGSVSAPWIDGGYQALVILFVFPLIVSMGAGSRVAGARSVAVCTFLGEISFPLYITHYPLVYMQMAWVAGNPDAPLGTGIFVNVAIFLLAVGLAWACLKLYDLPVREWLKRHWLMK
- a CDS encoding peptidylprolyl isomerase, whose amino-acid sequence is MKKYAIISTEKGTMKAELYADETPGTVANFVELAEHNFYDGLTFHRVIPDFVIQGGCPRGDGTGGPGYTIKCETSAPRQRHDRGVLSMAHAGRDTGGSQFFICHNRENTQHLDGRHTCFGQVVEGLDVIDDIRPGDKILSIRIVEE